The window AGCAGATTATTTGTAACATCTACCATCACCAGGTGGTAACTGAGATCTTTATATTGCACCAGCATCAAGTGTCCTTTATACGTAAGCATTCTATGTTCCACCCTAGAGCACTCTAAATGTTTGGTCTTTAAGAGAAAAGTATCTGGTAATGAATAATCTTCTTGTAAATGTCTTTTAGCAACACTGTCCCCACCTTCAATATTGAatcaaaaattacatttaattcaaaaaattatatttaattaaaaattaaatataaatttaataacatgaaatataaatttaataaaattgtaaatCTTCAGCAAGATTTTAGTTGGAGAAGGATTTGCCTGCTTTGTAGTAATTTACCatatattataagaaaaacaatattaaagttcacttttgatttttttcctctcatggtTAAATGGTTTTTGTAAcctgtttaagaaatatttactttctctaagcctaaccctaaccctatccattaccctaaacctaactgaaccctaaatataacctgaaccctaaacctaaccctatctattatcctaaccctaactctaaccctaacactaatttgagccctaaccctaaaccttaacctaacccaaacccaaaacctgacTCTGACCAttataatacacctagctctaaacctgaaccttaccctaaacctaactctgacactagacctagccataaaccttaccctaaaactatggGTGTTTAGAAAGTGCAGATAAGGCTGGACACTATGAACCTACAACATCAACAgatcatttgtgttttcatttttagcagtagctcagtggtacaggagTAGCAGTAGACGATGAAGTTTTGAATCAGAGCTGTGATGGAAAATAGTTCTTGAGTACGTTCATGAGTGGGGTTGAAATGACAGgcaataaaaattagattttatacaaagaaatttaaggaaaaacgttatatatatatatatatatatatatatacatatacatacatacacacacatgctacAGCTATCACTATATATTAAATGTgtattaaatgtttataatgaTCTTCATATTGTATGCCATATACTACATGTACAAATATTCACATAATGTGTGTGGAATGGATGATGAGTAAGAACAATGGATGAGCAAAAGCACTAGGAAAAAAAGGATATGGTAGTTAAATAGGAGGGTGCTCAAAAATACAGAGTGCTAGTATTTCTGAGCTGTGACTAGGTTCAGGTCAATTTTGTACATCATTGACTGAGTTACTATAGACACAAAGGTCAATGACAGTGAGAATATGAAAACTGTGAAGCTATAAAGGTGACCAAGTTTTCTCCATACATATAATGAAGAGTCCCGGGACCCTCATGTtaatatcctcaccaacattttcttccataaaattttctttccaaaatcatTCTCTGAACCACTTCCATAAGCCCACAATCACAGTTTCACTGGGCTTGTAATACTGCCCAGAAATCTTTGTGTATCTACTGGAGACAAGTTCAGAACAGGGCTGAGAGCCAGGATCCTAAGTTCTCAATGCATCCTGTAGAGTCAATAGCTTCTGAAATAAATGATAAGGGCACCGTAAGACAGCCACCTGGGAAAATATTGAACTTTCTACTACACATTCCATCTTGAGGAAATTTACTCCTTGTAATAAGTTTGAAAAGTAGTGTTTTTGACCTACTAAATTAATTTCTTCAGGAGAATGGACATCATATCTTCTTGGGGTCACTGTCTTTTCAGGCTGGGAAAGAATCAGAAGATGTGAAAACACCAGTTCTACTCCCAGTAGGAACATGTGTTTGGGGACAAAAGTTCttctaagatttaaaaagaaaaaaacggaAGAAGTGtctgctgtcatgtttaactaaacagaacaaataaaaaacaaataaaagtattagccagaaaaaaggaagaagaaaagtgaaagCAAACTCACCTGATTTCATTAAACTTAGACTTAATATATCAAAGCTAAACAAAAGactagacaaacaaaaataatttacgTTTGTAAACTGAGATAACCAAAATTCCAATGTACCATTTCAGCCTACTCCATAACATAATACAATTTTCAGTGTTTTCTGTAAACTCAGAGTCccctttaaaatacaattttatccCATGATTTTGCTATTCTGATATCTTGATATGTCCTGACCTTTGTGAAAGAGATCATCATAATCTACCATAAGCACCTTAATATAACCTTAATACCTTTggcaattttctttctaaaaatatatgttggcTTTTGTGTCTTCTGGAGTCTGACAGTTCTCCCCTCTGCAAATTAATCTGTTTTTAAGTGCTTTTGTTTTTCACGTTCCTTTGACAACTCATGTAAGATGAAATTTCAAAAAGTCAGTGGTGTGCAAAAACAATTAATATGAGAAACTCAGCAGGACCCTATATAGGAATTGGGAGAAAGAGCTCTGCAGGTTTTAACTCTTAAGTTTTAGGGAGGAGAGCATCACAGCCTCAGGAAGTTTCAAAAATGACCATAGCAGGATCTCCAGcagaattccatttctttttgtatAATCAACCATTCAGAAATGAGGGCCTTGGAACCATGTCAACCTCAGTACACAGTGAAGCACCAGTAGGTAATCAACACCCTCAAGACCATACCCCTTATATGTAAACACTTATTATGGTGTGGTGTTCCTCAAAAAGCTCCTGCATTAATGAAGGAACAGTGTaagtaaatgattagattatgagagctatgacTTACTGAGTTCATCTTGGTTTGAACTGACTGACTTGGTGGAAACTCTAGGCAGATGGAGCATGGCTAGAGGAGAGAGCTTCACTGGGAACAGGTCTTGAAAGAGTACATCTTTCCTGTGGctccttctccccacccttctctctcttcttcccaacACTTCCATGAATTGAGCAGTTTTCCTCAACTCTGCCATGTTGTCCTTCCTCAACTAGGGCCCACAGTAATAAATTGGCCCTCTATAAattgagacatctgaaaccatgagctccaaataacTTTTGCTCCTCtgaattgttcttgttgggtattttgttcacagtaataaaaaataactaaaataatactcATATGCATGCATGCCAGTATGCCATTTTACACTATTAGGTATGTAGCTAGGCATGTGTCTTCATAAAGCATGTGCATTCAGTGACTACACACTAACAGAGTTACATTGTCAAAATAATACTGCAAGCTTAAAGCAAAGAAGTACTCATTCTTTCATAAAACACAAGcttatgcatacacacacatacatgcaaatCCAGTCCCagatacaaatatttatagataaaccTCTCTAATGCAtaataaaacacatgaaatatcaatatatttttcaaattacacAAAATATCCCTTcaattatttgtatatatgtgtatatactctGAATAACAAAAATATAGGTATACAGATAAGCTCACACATCTACTTTCACACATTGTTACACATGAATTAAAATCCCTTGTCTTTGCATTGTGTacacagaggagagaggaaagttAGGGGTTAATCCTTCTAGCTTTGGTCTCCAGTCTCAGAGGAAGCCAGTATGAGTATGAGGCAGTGGAACTtgggttggggagagaaataatgcttggagggaggaaaaaaacaggCATATCCTTTAAATAGACTCTACTCTGCAGTATCTGCCAAGGCTGAATCCCAGGGGCCTGTTAAAAACCTCTTATGGATATATGTGGCTTGGTCAGAGACAGAGCACAGCTCAGTGTGACTGATTTTCTGTCCCTCAGGCACCTGTGCTCTTCCAAGACTGCAGTGGGATTCAGAGCCTCCAGGAAGCTGGAAGGCAAGGAAGTGCACTGTGCAGAAGGGTCGGACTCTGGGAAAACCATGTCCAGAGATCCACGACCACTGAACTCTACTAtgagatgaagagaaagaagcaGGGCTCCATCTGTGTCCCCCATGGAGACCTAGAAAGGTATGCAGGCTGcctcccacaccccctccccataAAGGAAGTTGTATCTGAACCCCACCTGCCTTCCACCTTGGTTTTTGGTACCCCAAActgaaataacaatataaatttcCCTGAAGCTACTCTTTAGCAAGATTTCAGCCCATTTTACCTTCTATTCCTTCATTGCCTTCAGCAACACAGGAAACAGAAGGACACAATTACTTAACATAATTAGTGGATGGAGTAATGCCCGTTCAACAGAGCCAGCCAGccatccctggattcaaacccatATTCCCAGAGGATAACTGACTTCTACTCAATTTGTGGACATGGTTCTTGTAACTATATTTCCCCAACTAAAAGTTACACAGTGTCTTTACAAGTTTTAtttgggagaagagaaagaaattgaatcataagttcaaagtgaAATCACCTTAGATCTAATCTTTGAAAGGAATCTGACTTAATTACAGCTTCCAGTGTGCACTGTGCTAAAAGAATTtatcttggggggaaaaaagagaaatgaacataTTTAATACCAGGGTAGAGAAGGAAGGAGTGTTGCAAAAGATAGGAAACTATGTCATTCTTCTATTTTTACCATTTAAGGAATGTGCATTCCCCTCCCTGAATCCAAAGCAAATCTGATAACCTATGTGTTCTGTACTGTTTCTGTCTCAAACAGAAAACATAAGACTGAGAAGATCAGGCCTTGCAAAACACAGAGGCCCCAGGCTGCAAATAATGTATTTCTGAAGTTTGGGAATATGCTTAGTAGTGATATTTGTTTTAAGCAAACCGATGCCTATTATATGGGCAGGTTGGGAAAATTTAGGCGTAGAAAAGACCTCAAAAGTCTGAATCTCATTTCCTTCATAGTTATAGGTCCAGGGCAAATAAGAAAAAGTCTCAGCCTATTTGGGGTctcaaaaatatcatttataagaATAGCCAATCTAGTAAAACGAAACATATACTCATATCCAGAGGTGACTTGCTAAGCGGGggctagaaaatatatttttcttgcctAGATGTGTCTATTATGAAAGAGATAAAAGCTAAAGCTTTGAATTGAAGATAGGAAAACTGAGTTAAGTAGTGATAAGGTGCTAGGTGACAACAGTCACTTGTGTCCTATGGATTCTGAAGTAGGGAACATTCATCAGAGGAATCTAACATGGAGTCAAATCACATAAGGCAAGTTCAGACAGAGGATAGTGCAGCAGTGTGCTGACTCTCAGCAGGGCCACCTCTACTATGAGAAACAGAACTGTCTTGTGAGTAGAACTCAGAGTAGGGTTAAGTGGGTTCTTCTGGGCATCTTAGGATATTGTTATATAGATAAAAGGCTGTTACCACAAAATAAtgacacttattttttattttattcagcaaatatttattaagcctcTACTTGGTACAAAGCACAGAAGTGTTAGGCATAGTGCAGAGTTTCAGACTGACTCCATGTGAATTCAGCAGCTAGGACTGCCCTTGCCACACCATAGCCTGAAAGCCAAATCCAGCTGCACCCTGATCTTTAAATAAGCTTTTACTGGAATAAAGTCACACACATGCATTTATGTATGGACCACAGCTGCTGATTTTGCActacaaagttttttttgttgttttgttttgttttttattgattaatttttaaaaaaataaatgatagcagaatgcattacaattcatattacacatatacagcacagtttttcatgtctctggttgcaTATAAAGTATAAGTTTAAACTGATTAGATGGCACAGaagctaaaatatttataatctgaAATTTGACAGGTCAGATGTTACCTCTAAAGAAACAAGAGGAGTCATTACAAAACAGATGTTTATTTATAGATGAGCAATTGGTCCCTCAGCCATCTCCAAACCCAAATCCTCAAGGTAACCATCCTAGAGTCAACCCAAACTCAACATCACTCATACATACCTCTGGTCCTTTAATCCTTGCTGCTTTTAAACCCTAAAATGTTGCCTCAGAAACTTAACAGAGGAATAAAAGGACATATGGGAAAGGTTAAACAATCAGATGCCTGTTGTGAAGAATTAAAGGGGTAAAACCACATTTGCCAAGATGTATTTTCCTTAGCATATTTTACTATCAAAACAAATATTGATTCTGGAAGTATAATTATACTCAAAGATGGTATGTTCTAAGTCCATTTTGAATGCCATTAATATGAATACAAAATactgagcagcagcagcattttATGCTACAaaattttacatgttaaaataGTGAAATTGGTTTTGGTGTATCACTAAATCCAATTGCCCCATTCAAAAAGGCTTATAATTATTAACAATGATTGATTTCTTTGTTATCACTTGCACAGAGTAGATTATGTTTACACCTGAGAAAATATTATCCTTCCCCTGATGTTGGCTTCAGGGAACGGCTCTTCTCATCCCATGTCCTTCATCCTGCTTGGAATCCCAGGACTGGAGAGTTCCCACTTTTGGATTGCCTTCCCATTCTGTATCATGTATGTCGTGGCTGTAGCTGGCAATATCATCATCCTGCATGTAATCAGGACCGACCACACCCTGCACCAGCCCATGTACCTCTTCCTGGCCATGCTGGCTCTCACTGACCTggtcctctcctcctccacacaACCTAAAATGCTGGCCATACTCTGGTTCCATGCCCATGAGATTGAATACCATGCCTGCCTCATCCAGGTGTTCTTCATCCATGCCTTTTCTTCTGTGGAGTCTGGGGTGCTCATGGCTATGGCCTtggaccgctatgtggccatctgcttcCCACTGAGGCACTCTAGTATCCTCACCACATCTGTGGTGATCAAACTGGGGTCAGTTGTGATGGTGAGAGGGCTGCTGTGGGTGAGCCCCTTCTGCTTCATGATCTCCAGGATGCCCTTCTGCCCCAACAAGGTCATTCCGCAGTCCTACTGTGAGCACATGGCTTTGCTGAAGTTGGTGTGTGCTGATACCAGAGTCAATCGTGGATATGGGCTCTTTGTGGCCTTCTCTGTGGCTGCCTTTGATATCATTGTCATTGGCATATCCTATATGAAGATTTTGAGGGCTGTTCTTCAGTTGCCTTCAGGTGAAGCTCGTCTCAAGGCTTTTGGTACCTGTGGTTCTCATATCTGTGTTATCCTGACTTTATATgttccagccctttttaccttCCTCACCCACCGCTTTGGCCATCAAGTGCCCCATCTAGTACACATCATATTTGCTAATGTCTATCTTCTGGTACCTCCCATGCTCAACCCCATCATCTATGGAGTGAGAACCAAACAGATCAGGGACAGGGTTGTCAGAGGATGTTGTGGAAAAGAGCCTTGAACCAAGGATCACAGTGTCCCCACACTCTCAATTGCTCCATTGATCTGACATAATGATTAAAGTTTGATAAGCCACTACATATCATCAATGTTATAGTTCCCATTtgaagtgtcctccaaaaactccCATATTAATGTAGGAATAtcctgaggtgaaatgattgtacATTGGGAACTCAAACATCATCAGCccgtcctagtttgaatgaactgaatgGCTGGTACTATAGGCATTTGGAACATAGCTGGAGACgagtcactgagggcatgcccttgaagggtacATCTTCCTTGTTGCCTCTTTCCTCCATTTCTATGCTTCCTTGTTGCCTTGAATAAAGCAGTTTCTCTCTACTGCACCCTTTTctcatgatgttctacctcccCTGGGCCCAGATCTGTGGCCAACCAAacatgggctgaacctctgaaccatgacccaaaataaactttttctcctttaaattgttcttgtcaggtcttttgatcacagtgacacaaagtAGACTAAAACAATCACAAATTTATCTCTGTGGACAACTAGCTCAGAAGCCATCAATTAATATTGTTTGGATACAAGGTGCTGCCCAATAAGCTCGTATGATAGATAATCTAGCAATGTTCAGAGGCGAGAAGATTaggttgtgagagctgtaacatGTTACCTAATGAGTATATTAATCTATCTGATGGATTGAtcatttgaaaggactactgtactCCTGTGCTAGATGGTAACTGGTGAAAGTAGGTCCTGGGGTATATGCctgagccagccaaccatggactaaacctctgaggccatgggaaaaaaataaacaagaacagCTAAGTTGTTTATTTTGGACTCAAAActaaattgttcttctcaggtacttttgtcacagtgatgcaaagcttaTTAATAAAGCAACTGTCCAGAAGAAAGAGGAACAGTTTTCATGATACTCCAGAATAAGAGATATCTGAGAAATATGATGAATAGTGCAAACTTAATTGACTTATGTTCATTATcacaagaaaattttttttcatgtattaaatcagtaaatattttaaaagaatgccaTCTTCTATATCCTAGTGAGGTAAAAACATCCTTATGCTATCAGTAGAAGTGTGAAACACTGTTTAAAAACAATACAGAAATTTGCATCAattaaaagaaagacattttctcCCAAGGAATCTCTTTGTAAAAACAGAATTTGTGAAACAAAACAAGTATAAAGACATGGATAAAgtcattatttgtaaaaatatgatggaattattgaaatattatactATAATAAACCAAGAGACACAATGCGTAGCTAAATACCGTGTTCCACTTGTGTGTGCAACAAGTAAAGAGAACTGTGAAAAGTGATCAAGatataacattaaattaaaataaatgaaaaaaaaaacaactgccCATGAAGCCTGATGCCAATTCTAAGAAGaagacacatacaaaaaaaatatttagaaaatacatCCAAATGCTAATTAGACATCCTTGGAGCAATGAAGCttgtgtcattaaaaaaaagtttttaaatacacatgacagcagatgtattttgacatattatacatacatgaagtaaaaattattctaattaggatccttttcttgtggttgtacatgatgtggcattACACTGTGTTTCATACACAATGATGGGAAAGATACgtttgattaattctactgtcttttttaTTCCCTCCTTCCacctttccctccccaccctcccttgtgGTGGATTTGCATCAACATATCAGGGAgatcatttggcctttggttttgggggactgctCTATTTCATTTAGAAGGATATCTAtcaggtccatccatttaccagcaaatgccataatttcattcttctttatggctgagtaatattgctttgtgtgtgtgtgtgtgtgtgtgtgtgtcccacattttctttattcattcatctattgaaagacacttaaattggttccatagcttggctcttgtggattgagcttctataaatgttgatgtggctgcatcatagtagcatgctgattttaagtcctttgggtatatacaaggaaagggataactgggtcaaatggtggttccattccaagtgttccatagtggttgcaccagtttgcagtcccgccagcaatgtgtaagtgaaccttttccctcacatctttgccaacatttattgttacctgtattctttataattgccattctgactggactgaaCTAGAATCTCAGTATAatactctatctgaggtacaggcagtaaagattttctcccattctgtaggttctctcttcatgctattaattgtttcctttgctgtgaagcagctttttagtgtgatattatgtcatttattaagtctgattttacttcttgtgctttaggagttttattGAGGAAGTTGATTCCTAAGCCAACATAATGGAGAGTTGGgtcactagcaattagaggaaatgcaaataaaaattactctaagatttcatctcactccagtcagaatggcagctattttgaATACAAAGAACAGTAAGTGTTGGTAAGGAAGTGGGAGGAAAGCTACATTcttacactgctggtaggactgcaaactggtgcagccagtatggaaagcagtatgaatatttcttggaaaattgggaatggaatcaccatttgacccaggtatccctctcttcagtctatacccaaagaaatttaaaacagcatactacagtgacacagccacattaatgtttatagcagcaaaattcacaatagctaaactgtggagccaacctagatgcccttcagtagatgaatggataaaaagaatgtggcatatatacacaatggaatattacttagcaataaaaggaataaaatcatggctttgcaggtaaatgggtagagttagagaagataatgctaagtgaagttagccaatcccaaaaacccaaataccaaatgttttctctaatataagaaggctgatttatagtggggtagggagggggagcatgggaggaatagacaactctagatagagcagaagagtgggaggaaaagggaggggaaaggggttagaaatgatggtggaatgtcatggacattattattcaaagtacatgtataaagacacaaatttgtgtgaatatactttttatacaaccagagatatgaaaaatttgtgctgtatatgtgtaataagaattgtaatgcattccactgtcatatataaattaaaaaattttaaaaaaataatggagagTTGGGGCTACtgtttcttctagtaggtgcaaggtctctgatctaatgcctaggtcttttatccactttaagttgagttttgtgcagggtgagacataggagttcaatttcattccactatgtatggatttccagttttcccaacaccatttgttgaagaggctatcttttcttcaatgtaagtttatggcacctttgtctagtatgagataactgtatttatgtggtaggtctctttgtcttctattcttttccattgatcttcatgtctgtttttatgccaatatcataccatttttgttactatagctctgtagtataatttaaggtctggcattgtgatgcctcctgcatcacttttctcactaaggattgctttggcaaatctgggtctcttatttttccaaatgaatttcatgactgcttattctatttctatgaggaacatCATTGGAATCTAAATAGAAATTACATttaatttgtatagtgcttttggtagtatggccattatGACAAtattattctgcctatccaagaatatgagagatctttacattttctgaggtcttattcaattactttctttagttttctgtagttttcactgtagaggtcttttactcTTTTGTTTGATGGATTcccaattttctttattattttccaagaggaaaattcattgcattgagctcattcattaaaagattaGAGAGTTACCAAGTAAATAACCTAACTTTACATATCAAAGccctcaggaaaaaaacaaatcaacactagaagcagaagacagaaataattaaaatcagagccaaaataaatgaacttgaaaaattaaaaaaaatcaatgaaacagaaagttggtttttgaaaaaaataagttgataaacctttagccaagctaatgaagagaaagagagaaaaactcaaattgcatatacatatatttgtattttatatataaaatacacatacacatatatcagGAAGACAGACATACTATAATGGatagataatttattatttttttctgagaagaaaaaacACTCCTGCACTGAAGCAATAAAAGATAGATTTCTGTAAAggaatctgaaatattttaaatttcagcagctgttttttcttttttttttcatagttagaCTTATCTATGAAGATTGCTTCAATGGAAATAGGATCTTCATGAACAGTGAAGATGAGGGGATTTTGAGACCACTTTGGCAGTACTTAACAATCAGCTATAATCAGCTATAATATAATAACTGCAGAGAGTAGCAACACTTGAAAGTCAATCAGGGTCATGAGACATGTAGTAATCTGTCGCAAAGATAATGGTGTTCCTGGAAACAAGCCAAGTAGATAGTCAACTATGATgttattcagcaaacatttagtTAGAGAACTGCTGGGCTCTAGATTGATCTTGACCACCATAATCAGAAATCAGGAATCCTCAGATTGTGTAAATATTTAAGTCACTCCATGTATACAGAATCCATTAGTTGAAAATAAGGCTTTGTCTCCTCCGTAAAGTAGCCTGCAATGTCACTgccagaataaaatttaaaaattatccaaagtTTTCCCAAAATGAATATatgaccatttaaaaatataattgctgCATTGTAGAAAGAATAATACCCAGACTCTTTGAGAACTGTTGGATATAGGCTATAATACTAAGCACCAAAAATGTCATCAAGCTCTTTTTTATTGTAATGTTATTGAGAAGGAATAGTTATTAGAGTTGTGGAAAATATTTATCTCAGAGTGAGTCCAGTTATTTTTCAGGTCTGCTGTGATTATTCTTCAAATGCTAAAGTGTTCACTTCTATGCTAAAGTGTATAATTGAAGATAGTATCCTTAGCTGCTGGAAAAATTCTCATGTTCTACCCAGATCTGTGGCATTTGAAAGATTATGACAGTAAGGTAAAGTACAAGGTCAAAAAGTATCTAAACAGTTAGTCCCAAATTTCATGGCACATATCAATCCCAAGTGATGGTGACTCCATGAAATCATATGCAGAGATTCATCAGGGGTTCCTGAAACAgtgccaaaaagaagaaaatataggcttGATTCACTGGTGAAAAAATTGGTgctaacaaaaaatgaaatactatgaCACAATATGGGTGGCCATAAAGAACAGTGGTGAAGGAAAATCCTTTTAATGGGCAAAGTTGTGAATAGTTTCTTTGGCTATTAACCTGGGTATGCATTATGGGTTGGATATAAACcatcccccaaaacctcatgatTAGAGTATGAAACCTATGACCTCactagtggattaatccatttgatgagtTTGTAATTTGAAAGGGTTACTGAACTGGATGATATGTGTAGGCAGGTATTATGtaactggaagaagtaggtcactgcagcatgcctttggggtttatactttgtccctggAGCTTCACTTTCTACTTTTGCCATCAtatgagcagctttccttcaccatacCCTTCACTTCAGACCCAGAGAAACAGAAGTGGCTGACCaggaactgaaacctctgaaaatatAAGCCAACATAATCTTCCCTCCTCtcagttattcttgtcaggtattttggtcatggtgataAAATGTAGACTGACACAGTATGAAAGAGGAATTATTTAAGTAGAATCAAATAGATTTTGCTGATAGGCTTCAGTAGTTGCTTAGGGTATGAGACCAACAACTTTGGAAGAAGAGGAATAAGGAAGTCTGGAATTTATGCGATAGGCATATGGATATAGACACAAAGggcaaaaatatttgtatttcacatTAATCACCAGACAGCACCCACGTTAGAGTAGAAATTCAACAaccaggttttaaaaaatatatctgtatATGGATATCAACCAGCCTTGCTTCCCCAATACTATCCCATTGAGCCCATAAATGACCTCATAATGGCAGAGTGAGTGATAAACATAAGCCAAAACTATGTGAGTTCCCTTTCACAAGCCTAAAATTAAAGATTTGGAAAATAGAGTTATTCTCGTTTCTGAAATGTTACCAATAATATTACTAAATTTGTGTGCAGGTATCTGTCTGTCTTTCTCACTGGGGATAAAAACCTGGGGTTTCTCtatccctcttttctctttctctctctctctctccattgaACCCAAggaaacttaaccactgagccacattcccagccctttttattttgagacaggttcttgtt is drawn from Urocitellus parryii isolate mUroPar1 chromosome 4, mUroPar1.hap1, whole genome shotgun sequence and contains these coding sequences:
- the LOC113191344 gene encoding olfactory receptor 52R1-like yields the protein MLASGNGSSHPMSFILLGIPGLESSHFWIAFPFCIMYVVAVAGNIIILHVIRTDHTLHQPMYLFLAMLALTDLVLSSSTQPKMLAILWFHAHEIEYHACLIQVFFIHAFSSVESGVLMAMALDRYVAICFPLRHSSILTTSVVIKLGSVVMVRGLLWVSPFCFMISRMPFCPNKVIPQSYCEHMALLKLVCADTRVNRGYGLFVAFSVAAFDIIVIGISYMKILRAVLQLPSGEARLKAFGTCGSHICVILTLYVPALFTFLTHRFGHQVPHLVHIIFANVYLLVPPMLNPIIYGVRTKQIRDRVVRGCCGKEP